In Halorhabdus rudnickae, the following proteins share a genomic window:
- a CDS encoding SIS domain-containing protein: MTVTDTEIRDGCAAIEATFDERPALSTIADAIAPASRYYFLGCGSSSWVGTMAAHWFRDAGTDAEAITASEFYFGEYAVDKETVVVAYSQSGETTETVQAFEAAVEAGARTVAITNTAGSALSELADHAYVTPAGTEESILATKSVDAAVVASILLTEAADDGNLGSTWSAETCRSIADRDFDTAVDVFRDASHAYTLGTGIDYALAGEAARKFGEGPLLHSTPMPAMEISHGPMANVSGDPVLLVLSDPTMIDHYEPLLEELRDAGGRVVAIHPDTTDLAVEASIAIPVGRPQFLYTLKAIQRLTFVLARDRGVDPDQPPALSKHVEREGL, from the coding sequence ATGACAGTCACTGACACGGAGATACGTGACGGCTGTGCCGCGATCGAAGCGACGTTCGATGAGCGACCCGCGCTGTCGACGATCGCCGACGCGATTGCCCCGGCGTCTCGCTACTACTTCCTGGGGTGTGGCTCTTCGTCCTGGGTGGGTACGATGGCAGCACACTGGTTCCGCGACGCAGGCACCGACGCCGAGGCTATCACGGCCTCGGAGTTCTACTTCGGCGAGTATGCAGTCGACAAGGAGACGGTCGTTGTCGCCTACTCGCAGTCGGGCGAGACGACTGAGACCGTCCAGGCGTTCGAGGCGGCGGTCGAAGCGGGCGCGCGGACGGTCGCGATCACGAACACGGCGGGATCGGCGCTTTCGGAACTCGCTGATCACGCTTACGTCACGCCAGCTGGGACCGAGGAGTCGATCCTCGCGACCAAGTCCGTCGATGCCGCCGTCGTGGCCTCGATCCTGCTGACCGAGGCAGCCGACGACGGAAATCTGGGCTCCACGTGGTCGGCTGAGACGTGTCGATCGATCGCGGATCGGGACTTCGATACAGCCGTTGACGTGTTCCGAGACGCCAGCCATGCCTATACACTCGGGACAGGGATCGACTACGCGCTGGCCGGCGAAGCTGCTCGGAAGTTCGGCGAAGGACCATTGCTTCACTCGACGCCCATGCCGGCCATGGAGATCAGTCATGGGCCGATGGCGAACGTATCGGGCGATCCTGTGCTGTTGGTCCTCAGCGATCCCACGATGATCGATCACTACGAACCTCTTCTCGAGGAACTGCGTGACGCTGGTGGGCGGGTCGTGGCTATCCATCCCGATACCACCGACCTTGCCGTCGAGGCGTCGATTGCCATCCCAGTCGGCCGCCCACAGTTCCTCTACACGCTCAAAGCGATCCAGCGACTCACGTTCGTTCTGGCTAGAGATCGAGGGGTTGACCCGGATCAGCCACCGGCGCTCAGCAAGCACGTCGAACGCGAAGGTCTGTGA
- a CDS encoding inorganic phosphate transporter, whose product MVEVLLLVGIVVALFVGFNIGGATTGPAFGPAVGADAISKTVAAGLMAVFFFVGAWTIGRRVVDTLGSELFTDATVLTMESSIVVLFFIGGALFLGNYYGVPASTSMTAVGALGGLGVATGTLDWAVMGGIAIWWIVAPIVGFWISGMIGRYLYPRINELVAITTTEGALFRIDHSGVIPRPVAGPNTTRREVIGGVVVIAIGCLMAFSSGTSNIANAIAPLVGAGADINMMILLGCGAVAVGAFTIARRTLDTLGNDITDLPLTAAIVVAIISSTIVIGLSIIGIPASFVIIATTSIVGLGWGRATRTTALPEVVRGEESPNVSVGALAAEDPGEEVPEIGEEEPAEIPSAADLFDPATTGRVIVMQNVVPLLSTIGAYGTFALLFQFWW is encoded by the coding sequence ATGGTCGAAGTGCTCCTCCTCGTCGGCATCGTCGTTGCGTTGTTCGTTGGGTTCAATATCGGTGGTGCGACCACCGGGCCGGCGTTCGGGCCGGCGGTTGGGGCCGATGCCATCTCCAAGACCGTCGCAGCCGGGCTGATGGCCGTGTTCTTTTTCGTGGGTGCCTGGACGATCGGGCGCCGCGTCGTCGACACGCTCGGTAGCGAGCTGTTCACCGACGCGACCGTCTTGACAATGGAATCGAGCATCGTGGTCCTCTTTTTCATCGGCGGGGCGCTGTTCCTGGGCAACTACTACGGCGTCCCGGCCTCGACGTCGATGACCGCCGTCGGCGCGCTGGGCGGACTCGGCGTCGCAACGGGGACGCTAGATTGGGCCGTGATGGGCGGGATCGCGATCTGGTGGATCGTCGCGCCGATCGTCGGCTTCTGGATCTCGGGAATGATCGGCCGGTACCTCTACCCGCGAATCAACGAATTGGTTGCGATCACGACCACTGAGGGTGCCCTGTTTCGGATCGATCACTCGGGCGTGATTCCGCGACCCGTCGCCGGGCCGAACACGACACGTCGGGAGGTGATCGGCGGCGTCGTCGTCATCGCGATCGGTTGTCTGATGGCCTTCTCCTCGGGGACCTCGAACATTGCCAACGCGATCGCCCCGCTCGTGGGTGCGGGCGCCGACATCAACATGATGATTCTGCTTGGCTGTGGGGCGGTTGCCGTCGGCGCGTTCACGATCGCTCGACGGACGCTGGACACGCTGGGCAACGACATCACCGACCTGCCGCTGACAGCGGCGATCGTCGTCGCGATCATCTCCTCGACGATCGTCATCGGCCTCTCGATCATCGGCATCCCCGCGAGCTTCGTCATCATCGCGACGACCTCGATCGTCGGGCTGGGCTGGGGGCGGGCGACTCGGACGACCGCTCTCCCCGAGGTGGTCCGCGGCGAGGAGTCACCAAACGTCTCTGTCGGGGCGCTGGCCGCCGAGGATCCCGGCGAGGAGGTACCCGAGATCGGCGAGGAGGAACCGGCGGAAATCCCGTCGGCGGCCGATCTCTTCGATCCCGCGACGACTGGCCGTGTGATCGTCATGCAGAACGTGGTCCCGTTGCTGTCGACGATCGGCGCGTACGGGACGTTTGCGCTATTGTTCCAGTTTTGGTGGTAG
- a CDS encoding hemolysin family protein gives MVDLVSSLGGFFVALVLVALNGFFVAAEFAFVRVRSTSVEQLAEEGRAGSKTLQDIISNLDDYLAVTQLGITLASLGLGWVGEPAVASLIEPVLDPVLPAGLIHLVAFAVGFGFITFLHVVFGELAPKTIAIARAQHLSLFVAPPMKLFYYVFYPGLVVFNGTANAFTRLLGVPPASETDETLEEREIRRVLARSGEEGHVDTAEVEMIEGVFDLDDVVVREVMVPRPDVVSVPPDATPSTLQAVVRESGHTRYPVVKPDDDQVVGFVDVKDVLGAIDGDEEGVTAENLARDLLVVPETTAVSDLLLQFREGGQQMAAVIDEWGAFEGLATVEDVVEAVVGDLRDGFDEQGPSITQREDGYDVDGGVALSTVNDALDTDFTHEGVETIGGLVLTRLGRAPETGDQVEVDGHTIEVTDVEGARIAALRVTERDTDDDEVDE, from the coding sequence ATGGTAGATCTCGTTTCGTCGCTCGGTGGTTTCTTCGTCGCACTCGTCCTCGTCGCGTTGAACGGGTTCTTCGTCGCCGCGGAGTTCGCTTTCGTCCGGGTCCGCTCGACGTCGGTCGAACAACTCGCCGAGGAAGGGCGGGCGGGATCGAAGACGCTGCAGGACATAATATCGAATCTCGACGACTACCTTGCGGTCACACAACTGGGGATCACGCTCGCCTCGCTGGGGCTCGGGTGGGTCGGCGAACCTGCAGTCGCGTCGCTCATCGAGCCCGTCCTGGATCCGGTCCTCCCGGCGGGACTGATCCATCTCGTGGCCTTCGCGGTCGGCTTTGGCTTCATCACGTTCCTGCACGTCGTCTTCGGCGAACTCGCGCCGAAGACGATCGCGATCGCTCGGGCCCAGCACCTCTCGCTGTTCGTCGCGCCACCGATGAAGCTCTTCTATTACGTATTCTACCCGGGGCTGGTCGTCTTCAACGGAACGGCAAACGCGTTCACCCGGCTGCTCGGCGTCCCGCCGGCCTCCGAGACGGACGAGACCCTCGAGGAGCGCGAGATCCGGCGGGTCCTGGCGCGGTCCGGCGAGGAGGGTCACGTCGACACGGCGGAAGTCGAGATGATCGAGGGTGTCTTCGACCTCGACGACGTCGTCGTCAGAGAGGTCATGGTTCCGCGACCGGACGTGGTGAGCGTCCCGCCCGACGCCACACCGTCGACGCTCCAAGCAGTCGTCCGCGAGTCCGGCCACACGCGCTATCCGGTCGTCAAGCCAGACGACGATCAGGTCGTCGGGTTCGTCGACGTCAAGGACGTGCTGGGGGCGATCGACGGAGACGAAGAGGGCGTCACGGCCGAGAACCTGGCCCGCGACCTCCTCGTCGTCCCGGAGACGACGGCGGTCAGCGATCTCCTGTTGCAGTTCCGCGAGGGGGGCCAGCAGATGGCCGCGGTGATCGACGAGTGGGGAGCCTTCGAGGGACTCGCCACCGTCGAGGACGTCGTCGAAGCGGTCGTCGGGGACCTGCGCGACGGGTTCGACGAGCAAGGACCCTCGATCACCCAGCGCGAGGACGGCTACGACGTCGACGGAGGTGTAGCGCTCTCGACGGTCAACGACGCCCTCGACACCGACTTCACCCACGAAGGGGTCGAGACGATCGGCGGGCTGGTTCTGACTCGTCTCGGGCGCGCACCCGAGACCGGCGACCAGGTTGAGGTCGACGGGCACACCATCGAGGTGACGGACGTAGAGGGAGCACGAATCGCGGCGCTCCGGGTCACCGAGCGTGACACTGACGACGACGAGGTGGACGAGTGA
- the eif1A gene encoding translation initiation factor eIF-1A, with translation MSENSGRRNLRMPDDDEVFAVVTQHNGGNHVELQCEDGKTRMGRIPGRMKYRVWIEEGDVVLAEPWDWQDEKANVEWRYDNADAEQLRREGHID, from the coding sequence ATGAGTGAGAATTCAGGGCGACGGAATCTCCGGATGCCCGACGACGACGAGGTGTTCGCCGTTGTGACACAGCACAACGGTGGCAACCACGTCGAACTGCAGTGTGAGGACGGCAAGACCCGCATGGGGCGCATTCCCGGACGGATGAAGTACCGCGTCTGGATCGAGGAGGGCGACGTCGTCCTCGCCGAGCCGTGGGACTGGCAAGACGAGAAAGCCAACGTGGAGTGGCGCTACGACAACGCCGACGCCGAGCAGCTCCGTCGCGAAGGCCACATCGACTGA
- a CDS encoding universal stress protein yields the protein MAPSHVLVPLDGSPMAEAALTHALETFECRVTVLNVVTSIDAGMSEGNLVDVAPEESTARERAEEVIDDATAQAEAADREIETVVRTGDPADVIHAFVTEHDVDHVVMGSHGGDAGRIARRLLGTVATAVVGEVPVPVTVVR from the coding sequence ATGGCCCCGTCACACGTCCTCGTCCCGCTCGATGGGTCGCCGATGGCCGAGGCAGCACTGACTCACGCACTCGAGACCTTCGAGTGTCGGGTGACAGTGTTGAACGTCGTCACGTCGATCGACGCCGGGATGAGCGAAGGCAACCTCGTCGACGTTGCTCCGGAAGAGTCGACCGCCCGGGAGCGAGCTGAGGAAGTGATCGACGACGCCACGGCCCAGGCCGAGGCCGCGGATCGGGAGATCGAGACAGTCGTCCGGACCGGCGATCCCGCCGACGTGATCCATGCGTTCGTCACGGAGCACGACGTCGACCACGTCGTCATGGGAAGTCACGGCGGCGACGCTGGGCGGATTGCCCGGCGGTTGTTGGGGACCGTCGCGACGGCCGTCGTCGGTGAGGTTCCCGTCCCCGTCACCGTGGTCCGATGA
- a CDS encoding NAD(P)/FAD-dependent oxidoreductase, whose amino-acid sequence MTRIGIIGAGAAAAAAAWAIDTQTEATITVVEKSGGLCGRAATRRRGAVTYDYGANYLKAEDDRVVDLVTGTLDTEGLVDIGEPVYTFDGAGQVAEGRDADEHKWSYEQGLTQIAKRLFGRTAATVHRNTRATAIHRRGESWEVSAGEERFGPFDILLVNPPAPQTAALLADSTWDDPLREKLIDALGAVDFRTVWTAIVGYPFEIDRPYYALVNIDNEHAIGWIAREECKPGHVPDGESVLIIQASHDWSVTHYDDPPSENISRLAQMASEILDDERLATPEWSDWQGWRYAQPETGAPTDLLRAAEGHDLYCLGDWTVGTARLHGALRSGLETADRIRQSR is encoded by the coding sequence GTGACACGGATCGGCATCATCGGCGCTGGTGCGGCCGCGGCCGCGGCGGCCTGGGCTATCGACACCCAAACTGAGGCGACGATCACCGTCGTCGAGAAGTCGGGCGGCCTCTGTGGGCGTGCGGCGACACGCCGCCGCGGCGCGGTGACCTACGACTACGGCGCGAACTACCTCAAAGCAGAGGACGATCGCGTCGTCGACCTCGTGACCGGAACGCTGGACACCGAGGGACTCGTCGACATCGGCGAGCCAGTGTACACCTTCGACGGCGCAGGCCAGGTCGCTGAAGGCCGAGACGCCGACGAGCACAAATGGAGCTACGAACAGGGGCTAACACAGATCGCCAAGCGACTGTTCGGGCGGACCGCGGCGACCGTCCATCGCAACACCCGGGCGACAGCCATCCATCGCAGGGGCGAAAGCTGGGAAGTTTCCGCAGGTGAGGAGCGATTCGGCCCCTTCGACATCCTATTGGTCAATCCGCCAGCACCCCAGACCGCCGCGCTGCTCGCCGACAGCACCTGGGACGATCCGCTCCGAGAAAAGCTGATCGACGCACTGGGGGCAGTCGACTTTCGGACGGTCTGGACCGCGATCGTGGGGTATCCCTTCGAGATCGATCGGCCCTACTACGCACTGGTGAACATCGACAACGAGCACGCTATCGGCTGGATCGCTCGTGAGGAGTGCAAGCCAGGTCACGTCCCTGATGGCGAGTCGGTACTGATCATCCAGGCCAGTCACGACTGGTCGGTCACACACTACGACGACCCGCCGAGCGAAAACATCAGTCGCCTCGCGCAGATGGCCAGCGAGATTCTCGATGACGAGCGCCTGGCGACACCCGAGTGGTCGGACTGGCAGGGCTGGCGGTATGCCCAGCCAGAGACTGGCGCGCCGACGGATCTGCTCCGTGCGGCCGAAGGGCACGATCTGTACTGTCTGGGCGACTGGACCGTCGGAACGGCCCGCCTCCACGGGGCGCTCCGCAGTGGACTCGAGACAGCCGACCGCATTCGACAGTCCCGATGA
- a CDS encoding dihydrofolate reductase: MDVIAVAAVAENGIIGDGSTLPWHRPQEVKRYRERVAGETVAIGRRTFEMFDDPPGAHRIVLSRTDQEYDDPRVSHAGGVEEAIERARSAGEPVLYVLGGAAIYEAFLPYYDRMLLSRIDGEYDGDATFPDFEESEWEIVDERRFDGYTLETWGRRQR; encoded by the coding sequence ATGGATGTCATCGCCGTCGCCGCGGTCGCCGAGAACGGTATCATCGGTGACGGTTCCACCCTACCCTGGCACCGCCCCCAAGAGGTCAAACGGTACCGCGAACGCGTCGCCGGCGAGACCGTCGCCATCGGTCGCCGGACCTTCGAGATGTTCGACGATCCCCCGGGCGCACACCGGATCGTCCTGAGCCGGACGGACCAAGAGTACGACGATCCGCGCGTGAGTCACGCGGGCGGCGTCGAGGAGGCGATCGAACGGGCTCGCTCGGCGGGCGAGCCGGTTCTCTACGTCCTCGGTGGCGCGGCGATCTACGAGGCCTTCCTCCCGTACTACGACCGCATGCTCCTGAGCCGGATCGACGGTGAGTACGACGGCGACGCCACGTTCCCGGATTTCGAGGAGAGCGAGTGGGAAATCGTCGACGAACGGCGGTTCGACGGGTATACGCTCGAAACGTGGGGCCGCCGGCAACGGTAA
- a CDS encoding phytoene/squalene synthase family protein, whose protein sequence is MSNEQVESHPSDMNWCYNTVQDVSRTFALTIAELEEPMAAEICVGYLLCRVADTVEDATHIPPADQHELLTCYSRVLDPDDPTTVEAFRTDIEPYIPESPDDDWTVVAETPRVVATFRDLPEASRAIIRPSVRELTDGMAEFVDRYAEEGGLRIQSVDELEEYCWYVAGTIGSFVTELLIDDVPPDQRAAFADNATAFSRLLQLVNVTRDIATDYREEDNVYVPAALLAEHGLTAADIGDIENAEAFAPVITSLADRAEDYLDDTQAWIETMPETRGNTLAAWAIPFLLGVGTLRELQARPAAVLKGDVKVSRQEVYALLGRFADDSDPSLSRLRQEVQAGSLAE, encoded by the coding sequence ATGTCGAACGAGCAGGTCGAGTCCCACCCGAGCGACATGAATTGGTGTTACAACACCGTCCAGGACGTCTCCCGGACGTTCGCGTTGACCATCGCGGAGCTTGAGGAGCCGATGGCTGCCGAGATTTGCGTCGGCTACCTCCTCTGTCGGGTTGCCGATACCGTCGAGGACGCCACGCATATCCCACCCGCTGATCAACACGAACTGCTTACGTGTTACAGCCGGGTGCTCGACCCGGACGACCCGACGACCGTCGAGGCGTTCCGAACGGACATCGAGCCGTATATTCCCGAGAGTCCCGACGATGACTGGACGGTCGTCGCAGAGACGCCGCGGGTCGTCGCGACGTTTCGGGACCTGCCCGAGGCCTCCCGGGCGATCATCCGGCCGTCGGTCCGGGAACTGACCGACGGGATGGCCGAGTTCGTCGACCGCTACGCCGAGGAAGGTGGACTACGGATTCAATCGGTCGACGAACTCGAGGAGTACTGCTGGTACGTGGCGGGGACGATCGGCTCGTTTGTCACCGAGTTACTCATCGACGATGTCCCGCCCGATCAGCGGGCCGCCTTCGCGGACAACGCGACTGCCTTTTCGCGGCTGTTGCAACTCGTCAACGTCACCAGAGATATCGCGACGGACTACCGCGAGGAAGACAACGTCTACGTCCCGGCAGCACTGCTGGCCGAACACGGACTGACGGCTGCTGACATCGGCGATATCGAGAACGCAGAAGCGTTCGCGCCTGTCATTACCTCACTTGCTGACCGGGCTGAGGACTATCTCGACGACACGCAAGCCTGGATCGAAACGATGCCCGAGACGCGCGGGAATACCCTGGCCGCCTGGGCGATCCCGTTCCTGCTCGGCGTCGGCACCCTCCGGGAACTCCAGGCCAGGCCGGCCGCCGTCCTGAAAGGGGACGTAAAGGTGTCCCGCCAAGAGGTTTATGCCCTGCTCGGACGGTTCGCCGACGACAGCGACCCCTCACTGTCGCGGTTGCGACAGGAAGTCCAGGCCGGGTCGCTTGCCGAGTAG
- a CDS encoding Gfo/Idh/MocA family protein codes for MVYRVVGANFDQMHMNTNLEWVRDHPETELVGVCDEDPSTSTGSLEQALSDLDIPEAAVFDDLERCLEETAPDVVLGCPRNSLHADFVERVTEFDLEALAIEKPLAVSLADADRMLDAVENELFVVNWPVTWDPVNHTVKRFVDEGTIGDVVEVQYYGGNAGAPPEGSWFYDPEDGGGSMLDYLGYGATFSTWFRGGELPESVTSDTYVPADMAVDVQSSTIARYDEGMSAFQTTWRMLTSPWEIEPTPPKGYELVGTGGSISTRVSGHDVYVTTRDDPEGYGVEADPLADRYENLVAYIVHLLETDNDPEGPCDPVFCREAHRIVETARRSAAAGERLELVA; via the coding sequence ATGGTCTATCGCGTCGTCGGTGCGAACTTCGATCAGATGCACATGAACACCAATCTCGAGTGGGTTCGCGATCATCCGGAGACAGAACTTGTGGGTGTTTGTGACGAGGATCCGTCGACCTCGACCGGATCACTCGAGCAGGCCCTCTCGGATCTCGACATCCCCGAGGCAGCCGTCTTCGATGACCTCGAGCGCTGTCTCGAAGAGACGGCACCCGACGTCGTTCTCGGGTGTCCGCGCAACTCCTTGCACGCCGATTTCGTCGAGCGCGTCACCGAATTCGACCTCGAAGCTCTCGCCATCGAGAAGCCACTGGCCGTCTCGCTGGCCGACGCCGACCGCATGCTCGATGCGGTCGAGAACGAACTGTTCGTCGTCAACTGGCCCGTGACCTGGGATCCGGTCAACCACACGGTCAAGCGCTTCGTCGATGAGGGTACGATCGGCGATGTTGTCGAGGTTCAGTATTACGGCGGCAACGCGGGCGCACCACCCGAGGGAAGTTGGTTCTACGATCCCGAGGACGGCGGCGGGTCGATGCTTGACTACCTTGGCTATGGCGCGACGTTCTCGACGTGGTTCCGCGGCGGCGAACTCCCCGAGTCAGTAACAAGCGATACCTACGTCCCTGCGGACATGGCGGTCGATGTCCAGAGTTCCACGATCGCACGCTACGACGAGGGTATGAGTGCGTTTCAGACGACCTGGCGGATGTTGACCAGTCCCTGGGAGATCGAGCCCACGCCGCCGAAGGGTTACGAACTCGTTGGGACCGGGGGTTCGATCAGTACGCGCGTCAGCGGTCACGACGTGTATGTCACGACCCGAGACGATCCAGAAGGCTACGGCGTCGAGGCCGATCCACTGGCCGACCGCTACGAGAATCTCGTCGCGTACATCGTCCACCTGCTGGAGACTGACAACGATCCCGAGGGTCCGTGCGACCCAGTTTTCTGTCGGGAGGCCCACCGAATCGTCGAGACCGCTCGCCGGAGTGCTGCGGCTGGTGAGCGCCTCGAGTTGGTAGCGTAG
- a CDS encoding aldo/keto reductase yields MYYRRLGKTGLEVSPIALGTWRFGKEHEESGVVETGRKEAHELLDAYAETGGNFIDTANGYGRGDSERWIGEWLADRDREDYVIASKCYWSNESRFQENLSRKNVRAEVEGSLDRLDTDYLDILYLHRFDDGTPIEKTLRTVDDLVSEGKVHHVGLSTADAWKLTKGLWKADVNNYEAFTVTQPLFHAAYYEDVAEYLDVCADQDLAVVPYSPLAGGFLTGKYERVGDGTYELDAPEDTRAQLDEMFTDWYVSERGWHVLDEVQTIAEERDATPAQVALRWLIDQPEFTCVPIVGARTVEQLEENLGALEVELSDEQFRRIFEARYDENGDLYKTNA; encoded by the coding sequence ATGTACTATCGACGACTCGGCAAGACTGGACTGGAGGTATCGCCGATCGCGCTCGGCACGTGGCGTTTCGGGAAGGAACACGAGGAAAGCGGTGTCGTCGAGACGGGTCGCAAAGAGGCTCACGAACTCTTAGACGCCTACGCCGAGACTGGCGGGAACTTCATCGATACGGCCAACGGCTATGGCCGCGGCGACAGCGAGCGCTGGATCGGCGAGTGGCTCGCTGACCGTGATCGCGAAGACTACGTGATCGCCTCGAAGTGCTACTGGTCGAACGAATCCCGATTCCAGGAGAACCTTTCGCGAAAGAACGTCCGCGCCGAAGTCGAGGGCTCGCTCGACCGACTCGACACGGACTACCTGGACATCCTGTACCTTCACCGCTTCGACGACGGGACCCCCATCGAGAAGACGCTCAGGACTGTCGACGATCTCGTGAGCGAGGGGAAAGTCCATCACGTCGGCCTCTCGACGGCTGACGCCTGGAAGCTCACGAAGGGCCTCTGGAAAGCCGACGTCAACAACTACGAGGCCTTCACCGTCACCCAGCCCCTGTTCCACGCCGCCTACTACGAGGACGTCGCGGAGTACTTGGACGTTTGTGCGGATCAAGACCTGGCGGTCGTCCCGTACTCGCCACTGGCGGGTGGCTTCCTCACCGGGAAATACGAGCGCGTCGGTGACGGCACCTACGAACTCGACGCGCCCGAGGACACCCGTGCCCAACTCGACGAAATGTTCACTGACTGGTACGTCTCCGAACGGGGCTGGCACGTCCTCGATGAGGTCCAGACGATCGCTGAGGAACGTGACGCCACGCCCGCACAGGTTGCTCTCCGGTGGCTGATCGACCAGCCGGAGTTCACGTGCGTCCCGATCGTCGGCGCTCGCACTGTCGAGCAACTGGAGGAGAACCTCGGGGCGCTCGAAGTCGAGTTGAGTGACGAGCAGTTCCGCCGTATCTTCGAGGCACGCTACGACGAGAATGGAGACCTCTACAAAACGAACGCCTGA
- a CDS encoding cell division FtsA domain-containing protein, with translation MAKGLDVGTMNLLSARQEGDETVFVQQRNSFVEIDYSDMADQMLSRSDVLHIRKDDKVYIVGDDALNFANIFNEETRRPMQAGILSSDEKSAIPMIKLITEQVVGDPQFPDERLFFSVPADPIDDDTSTLYHQKTVESLLSDMGYDPEPINEGMAVIYSELADMEFTGLGISFGAGMTNVCLSYYAVPVMKFSIARGGDWIDEKAAQATGTPVDKVTSVKEEDFELDFETDVGGIEGALSIYYDNLLDYVIENIIKEVDEEDIEEGLDVPVVVTGGTSTPDGFEDLFAERLSEADIPFSIQGVERAQNPLYSVAQGALVAARSEEERGGTRQSAEAAADEPEEASAEAKNDD, from the coding sequence ATGGCAAAAGGACTTGATGTGGGGACGATGAACCTCCTGTCTGCCAGACAAGAGGGAGACGAAACGGTCTTCGTGCAACAACGCAACTCGTTTGTCGAGATCGACTACAGCGACATGGCCGATCAAATGTTGTCTCGTAGCGATGTGTTGCACATCCGAAAAGACGATAAGGTGTATATCGTCGGGGACGACGCGCTCAACTTCGCGAACATTTTCAACGAGGAGACGCGCCGGCCGATGCAAGCGGGGATTCTCTCGAGTGATGAGAAGTCCGCGATTCCGATGATCAAACTCATCACCGAACAGGTGGTCGGTGATCCGCAGTTCCCGGACGAGCGACTGTTCTTCTCGGTGCCGGCTGATCCGATTGACGACGACACATCAACGTTATACCATCAGAAGACCGTCGAGTCGCTGCTCAGCGACATGGGGTACGATCCCGAACCGATCAACGAGGGGATGGCGGTCATTTATTCGGAACTGGCCGACATGGAGTTCACGGGGCTGGGTATCAGCTTCGGGGCCGGCATGACCAACGTCTGCCTGTCCTACTACGCGGTACCGGTCATGAAATTCTCCATCGCTCGGGGTGGTGACTGGATCGACGAGAAGGCAGCCCAGGCGACCGGGACACCTGTCGACAAAGTCACCTCCGTCAAAGAGGAGGACTTCGAACTAGACTTCGAGACTGACGTTGGCGGAATCGAGGGTGCACTAAGCATTTATTACGACAACCTGCTCGATTACGTCATCGAGAACATCATCAAAGAGGTCGACGAAGAGGACATCGAAGAGGGCCTCGACGTTCCGGTCGTGGTGACTGGTGGGACCTCGACGCCAGACGGCTTCGAAGACCTGTTCGCCGAACGGCTTTCGGAGGCAGATATTCCGTTCTCGATCCAGGGAGTCGAACGTGCCCAGAACCCGCTCTACAGCGTTGCACAGGGTGCACTCGTGGCTGCCCGATCGGAAGAAGAACGTGGCGGCACGAGGCAATCTGCCGAAGCTGCCGCCGACGAACCAGAAGAAGCGAGCGCGGAAGCCAAGAACGACGACTGA